From one Gracilibacillus salinarum genomic stretch:
- a CDS encoding extracellular solute-binding protein: MKKSILSGFCMLFLIFLSACSNNEPSSADSTNENDSKTTEKNEISITFRTGGGTNQGLVNWLNDTVIPKFNEEHPNVTVNLVPLEVSEGDYFAKVSLLLQSEDSAPDIVTEDTFMVNSDASAGYLEPLDDRIEAWDGWGEITDTVKKGVTAEDGSIYGVPYNTDTRGLWYNKELLKEAGITIPWKPKNWEDILNAATAVKETFGNEVVPLWMNSGKATGEATSMQTFEMLLYGTDDPLYDFDEEKWIVKSDGLLSAFQFIDNVYQNELGPNLSQVLNGQGSSIAYQELMPNNQLAIGLDGMWQTGNWHENGPALWAEFEETLGYAAMPTENGQEPGSTSMSGGWALSIPAKSDNKDMAWEFIKMASTPEMNLDLQLNDRNITPFQSASEDPAYQELPFFEEATSFVETTNFRPAVDKYPNVSTVIQTLVEQVVTDAITPEQAVEQYQKQVTDIVGGDKTIER, from the coding sequence ATGAAAAAATCGATACTATCTGGTTTTTGCATGCTATTTCTCATCTTCCTATCGGCCTGTTCCAATAATGAACCTTCTTCTGCAGACTCAACCAATGAGAATGACTCTAAAACAACGGAAAAAAATGAAATCAGCATCACTTTTCGCACTGGTGGCGGAACCAATCAAGGGTTAGTTAACTGGTTGAACGACACGGTTATACCTAAATTTAACGAAGAACACCCGAATGTCACCGTAAACCTAGTTCCATTAGAAGTTAGTGAAGGCGATTATTTTGCTAAGGTTTCGCTACTTCTTCAATCGGAGGATTCCGCTCCAGATATTGTGACAGAAGATACATTTATGGTGAATTCTGATGCAAGTGCTGGATACCTCGAACCGCTCGATGACCGGATTGAAGCATGGGATGGTTGGGGTGAGATTACCGATACCGTAAAAAAAGGGGTAACAGCTGAAGATGGAAGCATCTACGGTGTTCCATACAACACGGACACAAGAGGACTTTGGTATAACAAAGAGTTGCTGAAAGAAGCAGGTATCACCATTCCATGGAAGCCAAAGAATTGGGAAGATATTCTAAATGCGGCAACCGCAGTGAAAGAGACATTTGGAAATGAAGTTGTTCCTTTATGGATGAACTCAGGTAAAGCTACAGGAGAAGCTACCTCCATGCAAACATTTGAAATGCTTTTATATGGAACAGATGACCCGCTATATGATTTCGATGAAGAAAAATGGATCGTCAAAAGCGATGGCTTATTAAGCGCCTTTCAATTTATCGACAACGTCTATCAAAATGAATTAGGTCCCAATCTATCACAAGTATTAAATGGCCAAGGCAGCTCGATTGCTTATCAAGAGTTAATGCCGAATAACCAACTGGCTATTGGCTTGGATGGCATGTGGCAAACCGGTAATTGGCATGAAAACGGACCAGCACTTTGGGCAGAATTTGAAGAGACATTAGGCTACGCTGCAATGCCAACTGAAAACGGTCAAGAACCTGGATCTACCTCGATGTCCGGCGGCTGGGCATTATCCATTCCGGCGAAATCAGATAACAAGGATATGGCATGGGAGTTTATCAAAATGGCATCCACTCCAGAAATGAACCTTGATTTACAATTAAATGATCGAAACATCACTCCATTTCAATCCGCCAGTGAAGATCCAGCATATCAAGAACTTCCATTTTTTGAAGAAGCAACATCATTCGTAGAAACAACTAACTTCCGTCCAGCTGTCGATAAATACCCGAATGTCTCCACCGTTATTCAGACTCTTGTGGAGCAGGTGGTAACAGATGCGATCACACCAGAACAAGCTGTCGAACAATATCAAAAACAAGTAACCGACATTGTTGGTGGAGATAAAACGATCGAAAGATAA
- a CDS encoding ArsR/SmtB family transcription factor codes for MLELSLSDEHGLRKVAHALSSEVRLKIISLLNKGNRNIHQIADNLAIPVSTAASHVKVLEESGLIQTELRPASRGAMKVCTRHYDDIHISLNEQKEFTEDYKSFEFEMPIGQYVDFEVAPTCGMVNHDGFLIPEDEPVHFYRPEHSQAQLIWTRKGYFEYRFPLVLPKHAKIEKVQFSLEICSEAPNHDHNWPSDITVWLNNVDIGTWTSPGDFGDRPGKLNPSYWAELTGTQYGTLKTWKLTEEKATIDDFYLSDVTVDDLGIMSANYLSLKIGIKDDAIHKGGINIFGKEFGDHPQDIKLKIDFS; via the coding sequence ATGTTGGAATTATCTTTGTCTGACGAGCATGGATTGCGTAAAGTGGCGCATGCATTGTCATCAGAAGTTCGACTGAAGATTATTAGCTTATTAAATAAAGGTAACCGAAACATTCATCAAATTGCCGATAATCTGGCTATACCTGTATCTACGGCTGCTTCTCATGTGAAAGTATTGGAAGAGTCTGGGTTAATCCAGACCGAGTTAAGACCTGCTAGCAGAGGCGCGATGAAGGTCTGTACCCGCCACTACGATGACATTCACATTTCATTGAATGAACAGAAAGAGTTTACGGAGGACTATAAGTCATTTGAGTTTGAAATGCCCATTGGTCAATATGTTGATTTTGAAGTAGCACCAACGTGTGGAATGGTAAATCATGATGGTTTTTTAATACCTGAAGACGAACCGGTACATTTTTACCGACCTGAACATTCGCAAGCTCAATTAATTTGGACCAGGAAAGGTTATTTTGAATATAGATTTCCTTTAGTTTTACCTAAACATGCAAAAATAGAAAAGGTGCAATTCTCGCTTGAAATATGTTCGGAAGCACCTAACCACGATCACAACTGGCCGTCTGATATTACGGTGTGGCTGAATAATGTGGATATAGGCACCTGGACTAGTCCTGGTGATTTTGGTGATCGTCCCGGGAAATTAAACCCATCGTATTGGGCAGAATTGACGGGAACCCAATACGGCACACTAAAAACGTGGAAGCTGACAGAAGAAAAAGCAACAATAGATGACTTTTATCTTTCAGATGTTACGGTAGACGATCTTGGCATAATGAGTGCAAATTACTTATCATTAAAAATTGGAATTAAAGATGATGCTATTCACAAAGGTGGCATCAATATCTTTGGTAAAGAATTCGGTGATCACCCGCAGGATATTAAATTGAAAATTGATTTCTCTTAA